A genomic region of Coriobacteriaceae bacterium contains the following coding sequences:
- the arsS gene encoding arsenosugar biosynthesis radical SAM protein ArsS (Some members of this family are selenoproteins.): MAEVDIRAMVREYYGETLTDSDDLRTTACTCATTAPPKYVLDIFPELDPEIIEHFYGCGSPLPPALEGATVLDLGCGTGRDVFIAAKLVGPEGHVIGVDMTPSQLEFARSHEAAQIERLGLPQSNVEFIESYIEDMSAIPSESVDVVISNCVINLSPFKQELFEEIFRVLKPGGELYFSDIFSDRRVPEGFYDDPILRGECLSGAMYVEDFRRMLVRCGTQVCYDVAHEPLEVGDFQIATKLGSIGFASRTMRAIKCDKFEDREEDYQQTATYLGTMPENKRYFDLDSEVRFIKDRPVAISGNMATFLENSRYAKHFKVTPRRNHVGPFDYEVANAALAVTRGKRTVDLDWIEDSCSRLEIEPFEKRIHDKGLLETAMLDTMQVNVTYRCNLACNHCYLSCSPKNEESMSRETMEAVLAAFKTGGFKVLDITGGSPEMNPDLEWLIEEAGKIAEQVIVRSNLCILDDPKYAHFKDVYVKNKVKLVTSMPYFDAAGVDEQRGAGSFASIMKVLRDINALGYGIDPELQIDLAYNVDGPFLPPDQADLEDFYRYELEHAEGVKFNGLYAMNNWNMGRFAGKLLAARTYDAYNKLLADNYNGATVAHIMCRTQLNVDYDGGLYDCEVNHVLGLPLDGPANVRDIVDTPLPRRRIRTSPICYSCAAGCGSSCGGSLLEKYAK; the protein is encoded by the coding sequence ATGGCAGAGGTCGACATCCGCGCCATGGTGCGCGAGTACTACGGCGAGACGCTTACGGATAGCGATGACCTGCGCACCACCGCATGCACGTGCGCAACGACCGCTCCTCCCAAATACGTGCTTGACATCTTCCCGGAGCTCGACCCGGAGATCATCGAGCACTTCTACGGCTGCGGAAGCCCCCTGCCACCAGCGCTCGAAGGCGCCACGGTGCTCGACCTGGGTTGTGGCACGGGCCGCGACGTCTTCATCGCCGCCAAACTCGTGGGACCGGAAGGCCACGTCATCGGCGTCGACATGACGCCGAGCCAGCTCGAGTTCGCGCGCAGTCACGAGGCCGCGCAGATTGAGCGGCTGGGTTTGCCCCAAAGCAACGTTGAGTTCATCGAGAGCTACATCGAGGACATGTCCGCGATTCCCAGCGAAAGCGTCGATGTCGTCATCTCCAACTGCGTGATCAATCTCTCGCCCTTCAAGCAGGAGCTCTTCGAGGAGATATTCCGCGTGCTCAAGCCCGGGGGAGAGCTGTACTTCTCGGACATATTCTCCGACCGCCGCGTGCCGGAGGGCTTCTACGACGATCCCATCCTGCGCGGCGAGTGCCTGTCCGGCGCCATGTACGTCGAGGACTTCCGCCGCATGCTGGTGCGGTGCGGCACGCAGGTCTGCTATGACGTCGCCCACGAGCCGCTCGAAGTCGGGGACTTCCAGATCGCGACCAAGCTCGGCAGCATCGGCTTCGCGTCGCGCACCATGCGCGCCATCAAGTGCGATAAGTTCGAGGACCGCGAGGAGGACTATCAGCAGACGGCGACCTACCTGGGCACCATGCCCGAGAACAAGCGCTACTTCGACCTCGACAGCGAGGTGCGCTTCATCAAGGATAGGCCCGTTGCCATCAGCGGTAACATGGCGACATTCCTCGAGAACAGCCGCTATGCCAAGCACTTCAAGGTCACGCCGCGTCGCAATCACGTAGGCCCCTTCGACTACGAGGTGGCCAACGCTGCACTTGCCGTTACGCGTGGCAAGCGCACGGTCGACCTCGATTGGATCGAGGACTCGTGCTCGCGCCTCGAAATCGAGCCCTTCGAGAAGCGCATTCATGACAAGGGCCTGCTCGAGACCGCGATGCTCGACACCATGCAGGTCAACGTCACCTATCGTTGCAACCTCGCGTGCAATCATTGCTACCTGTCCTGCTCGCCCAAGAACGAGGAGAGCATGAGTCGCGAGACCATGGAGGCGGTTCTTGCCGCATTCAAGACCGGCGGTTTCAAGGTCTTGGACATTACGGGTGGCTCTCCCGAGATGAATCCGGATCTCGAGTGGCTCATCGAAGAGGCAGGCAAGATTGCCGAGCAGGTCATCGTACGCTCGAACCTCTGCATCCTCGACGATCCAAAGTACGCGCATTTCAAGGACGTCTACGTCAAAAACAAGGTCAAGCTCGTTACCTCGATGCCCTACTTCGACGCAGCGGGTGTGGATGAGCAACGTGGAGCGGGAAGCTTCGCGAGCATCATGAAGGTTCTGCGCGACATAAACGCACTTGGCTACGGGATCGATCCCGAGCTGCAGATAGACCTGGCCTACAACGTCGACGGGCCCTTCCTGCCGCCCGACCAAGCCGACCTGGAGGACTTCTATCGCTACGAGCTCGAGCATGCCGAGGGCGTGAAGTTCAACGGGCTGTACGCGATGAACAACTGGAACATGGGACGCTTTGCCGGCAAGCTGCTCGCCGCGCGCACTTACGACGCGTACAACAAGCTGCTCGCGGACAACTACAACGGCGCGACCGTCGCCCACATCATGTGCCGCACGCAGCTCAACGTCGATTATGATGGCGGCCTCTATGACTGCGAGGTCAACCACGTCCTGGGCCTGCCGCTGGACGGGCCGGCTAACGTGCGCGATATTGTTGATACGCCACTGCCGAGGCGTCGCATCAGGACGAGCCCCATCTGCTATTCGTGCGCCGCGGGCTGTGGTTCCAGCTGCGGTGGCAGCCTGCTCGAAAAGTACGCGAAGTGA
- a CDS encoding methyltransferase domain-containing protein, with protein sequence MDYEAYRNWYTLDVDPKEYYEEIAKLQDADPQATARTRDTDDTIPPSVREKLFNISAEIKNYFHEFGTPMPPLLEGCTVVDLGCGSGRDTYLAAQLVGESGKVIGIDPDPVRLAKAQKYLDQEIAQFGYDACNVEFINGVPEDLSMIDDGSVDVVISNCTFNLSPNKNAYVEEVKRVLREGGEWYFTDVFTDRRIPLEKVRDLKLRALRLAGAMYINDFRRLVQHFELLDPRYPMTFKTPLSASEQALFPDIAFATITARVMKSGWAEDVCESYGETVTYKGNLPDYPDMFLFDFNIKFPTGKTCPVCGNVSAIAAHSRYSAAFEYTGNRDQHVGDTHGDHIIKTAPDYEGVYDEDDQPINASCC encoded by the coding sequence ATGGATTACGAAGCTTATCGCAATTGGTACACGTTGGATGTGGATCCCAAGGAGTACTACGAGGAGATTGCGAAGCTGCAGGATGCTGACCCGCAGGCAACTGCTCGTACGCGGGACACCGACGACACCATTCCTCCCTCCGTTCGCGAGAAGCTCTTCAATATCTCGGCTGAGATCAAGAACTACTTCCACGAGTTCGGCACCCCCATGCCGCCGTTGCTGGAAGGCTGCACGGTCGTCGATCTTGGCTGCGGTTCGGGCCGTGATACCTATCTCGCCGCACAGCTTGTAGGCGAAAGCGGCAAGGTCATTGGCATCGATCCGGATCCCGTGCGTCTTGCCAAGGCGCAGAAGTATCTCGACCAGGAGATTGCCCAGTTTGGCTATGACGCCTGCAATGTCGAGTTCATCAACGGCGTGCCCGAGGATCTTTCCATGATTGACGATGGATCGGTGGACGTCGTCATCTCGAATTGCACCTTCAACCTTTCTCCGAACAAGAACGCCTATGTCGAGGAGGTCAAGCGCGTCCTCAGGGAGGGCGGCGAGTGGTACTTCACCGATGTCTTCACCGATCGTCGCATTCCGCTCGAAAAGGTTCGCGACCTCAAGCTTCGTGCCCTGCGTCTGGCCGGTGCGATGTACATCAACGACTTTCGCAGGCTCGTGCAGCACTTTGAGCTGCTCGATCCGCGCTATCCCATGACCTTCAAGACGCCTCTGAGCGCAAGCGAGCAGGCGCTGTTTCCCGACATCGCGTTCGCGACCATCACCGCGCGCGTGATGAAATCGGGGTGGGCCGAGGATGTCTGCGAATCCTATGGCGAGACGGTGACCTACAAGGGCAACCTTCCCGACTATCCGGACATGTTCCTCTTCGACTTCAACATCAAGTTCCCCACGGGCAAGACCTGCCCCGTTTGCGGCAACGTTTCCGCAATAGCGGCTCACTCGCGCTATAGTGCGGCATTTGAGTACACGGGCAATCGCGATCAGCATGTTGGCGACACACATGGCGATCACATCATCAAGACCGCACCCGATTACGAGGGCGTCTACGATGAGGATGACCAGCCGATTAACGCCAGTTGCTGTTAG
- a CDS encoding PadR family transcriptional regulator, translating to MWSACHPKSEKELSECGQLGKSLSRLTQPSILSVLAKADKPVHGYLIIQEMSSGPMFNGNAPDPTGIYRILKQMENNGLVVSEWDTSESGPAKRCYNLTDEGRACLRRWVDALACYAASIQDLRILACDALDIAVPEQPTCMKELEV from the coding sequence ATGTGGTCTGCCTGCCATCCCAAGTCCGAGAAGGAGCTCAGCGAGTGCGGTCAGCTCGGCAAGAGCCTGAGCCGTCTCACCCAGCCCTCGATTCTCTCCGTGCTTGCAAAGGCAGATAAGCCCGTACACGGCTATCTCATCATCCAGGAAATGTCGAGCGGTCCGATGTTCAATGGAAACGCCCCCGATCCGACGGGTATCTACCGCATCCTCAAGCAGATGGAGAACAACGGCCTCGTCGTAAGCGAGTGGGACACTTCCGAATCCGGTCCCGCCAAGCGTTGCTATAACCTGACTGACGAGGGCAGGGCCTGCCTTCGTCGCTGGGTCGATGCGCTGGCATGCTATGCGGCAAGCATCCAGGACCTGCGCATCCTCGCATGCGATGCCCTTGACATCGCCGTTCCCGAGCAACCAACCTGTATGAAGGAACTTGAGGTCTAG